The following are encoded together in the Juglans microcarpa x Juglans regia isolate MS1-56 chromosome 2D, Jm3101_v1.0, whole genome shotgun sequence genome:
- the LOC121249592 gene encoding proline dehydrogenase 2, mitochondrial: MASRVIVSPPKLLKTLSHFTRPLNSSSSSSSIAVHLTDNSEPNIRRTSTATASSALNLDDAEKLFSSVPTTQLFRASANLHAAAIEPMVDFGTWLMKSKLMNVDVVRGAILGAIRHTFYEHFCAGEDAVSAVQTVRRLDHAGLRAMLTYAVEYAADNDSCDRNLDAFLHTVESSKSLPPSVSFVIVKITAICPKKLLERVSDLLRWQHKDPSFNLPWKLDTLPIFSDSSPTYHTLRKPEPLTPQEEHDLQLGHQRLQKICQKCVEANICLTVDAEHSFVQPAIDYFTYSSAILYNRDDNPIIFGTIQCYLKDAKARLLLASKAADKMSVPMGFKLVRGAYMSSESKLASSLGFESPIHNGIEETHECYNDCASIMLEKIANGPGALVLATHNVESGRVAVAKAQDLGIGKVHQKLQFAQLYGMADVLSFSLRNAGFQVSKYMPFGPVEMVIPYLLRRAEENRGLLSASTLDRQLIRKELKRRIMAAVF; the protein is encoded by the exons ATGGCAAGCCGTGTAATAGTCTCTCCCCCGAAGCTCCTCAAAACTCTCAGCCACTTCACGAGGCCACtcaactcctcctcctcctcctcctccatcgCCGTCCATCTCACCGATAATTCTGAACCCAACATCCGAAGAACATCCACCGCAACAGCCTCCTCCGCCCTCAACCTCGACGATGCCGAGAAGCTCTTCTCTTCCGTACCCACCACGCAGCTCTTCCGCGCCTCTGCCAACCTCCACGCCGCGGCCATCGAGCCCATGGTCGATTTCGGGACGTGGCTCATGAAGTCCAAGCTCATGAACGTGGACGTGGTGCGAGGTGCCATATTGGGCGCCATACGACACACTTTTTACGAGCACTTCTGTGCTGGCGAGGACGCCGTCTCGGCCGTACAGACTGTGCGGAGGCTCGACCATGCCGGCCTCAGAGCCATGCTTACGTACGCCGTCGAATACGCCGCCGACAATGACTCTTGTGATCGCAACTTGGACGCCTTCCTTCATACCGTTGAGTCCTCCAAGTCTCTTCCACCTTCA gtGAGCTTTGTCATTGTGAAAATCACTGCTATTTGCCCCAAGAAGCTGCTTGAGCGGGTCAGTGACTTGTTGAGATGGCAACACAAAGACCCTTCTTTCAATCTGCCATGGAAGCTGGATACCCTCCCAATTTTCTCTGATTCAAGCCCTACCTATCACACCCTCAGAAAGCCAGAACCATTAACCCCACAAGAAGAGCATGATCTCCAATTAGGCCACCAGAGACTGCAAAAGATATGCCAAAAATGCGTCGaagcaaatatttgtttgacGGTTGATGCAGAGCATTCATTCGTTCAGCCTGCCATTGATTACTTTACTTACTCTTCGGCCATCTTGTACAACAGAGATGATAATCCAATAATATTTGGGACTATTCAATGCTACTTGAAAGATGCAAAAGCAAGATTGTTGCTCGCATCAAAGGCTGCAGACAAAATGAGTGTTCCCATGGGGTTCAAATTGGTGAGGGGAGCTTACATGTCAAGTGAAAGTAAACTAGCTTCTTCTTTAGGCTTTGAATCTCCTATTCACAATGGCATAGAGGAAACACATGAGTGCTACAATGACTGTGCTTCTATCATGCTCGAAAAGATCGCCAACGGCCCTGGTGCACTTGTTCTTGCAACTCATAATGTTGAATCAG GGAGAGTGGCAGTGGCAAAAGCTCAAGATTTGGGTATTGGGAAGGTACACCAGAAACTACAATTTGCACAGCTATACGGTATGGCAGACGTGCTTTCGTTTAGCCTGAGAAATGCAGGGTTTCAAGTTAGCAAGTACATGCCATTTGGGCCTGTAGAGATGGTTATCCCATACCTTCTACGGAGGGCTGAAGAGAACAGAGGTCTTTTATCTGCTTCAACCCTTGACAGGCAACTCATTAG GAAAGAGTTAAAAAGGAGGATAATGGCAGCTGTTTTCTAA
- the LOC121249591 gene encoding probable inactive ATP-dependent zinc metalloprotease FTSHI 3, chloroplastic, producing the protein MACFSVTCNNGFLISLEKFGVRGGKTKCLAFRLISLDFPSLGYQHGLSWNNELSSPIDKKCGLGLYSCKYQRGFSFKHGIEPLKSGDAGDKQTHLGKRENGYVRLRKRFSLRLRPRLRLSSRRPKMVSIKSILNDIGTFLRKNIRQVAISTSISIALGVCYLCLKLSALPAPKVVPYSDLILSLQNGSVTNVLLEEGSRQIFYNTNLQSVVNTGTSREEYPAVNVATMNGSAKVATDDGSSGRQARNSRVLKRFLRARASNPEWPYSTRKIDHDEKFLLSLMREKGITYSSAPQSMLMSLRSTLITVISLWIPLIPLMWLLYRQLSAANSPARKWQSNNQMVGFDDVEGVDAAKVELMEIVSCLQGDVSYKKLGAKLPRGVLLVGPPGTGKTLLARAVAGEAGVPFFTVSASEFVELFVGRGAARIRDLFNVARKCAPSIIFIDELDAVGGKRGRSFNDERDQTLNQLLTEMDGFESEMKVVVIAATNRPEALDPALCRPGRFSRAVLVGEPDAEERKKILAVHLRGVPLEEDTHLICDLVASLTPGFVGADLANIVNEAALLAARRGGENISMADIMEAIERAKFGINDKQLRPSTLSKELGKLFPWIPSLVGRNGTGQDGLQGPLGYQTLS; encoded by the exons ATGGCTTGTTTTTCTGTCACTTGCAACAATGGATTTCTTATTTCTCTAGAGAAATTTGGAGTTCGTGGTGGAAAAACCAAGTGTTTAGCATTTCGTCTTATTTCACTTGACTTTCCCTCTCTGGGATATCAGCATGGATTGTCCTGGAACAATGAACTTAGTTCACCGATTGATAAGAAATGTGGCTTGGGGTTGTATAGTTGTAAATATCAACGTGGGTTTTCTTTTAAGCATGGAATTGAGCCACTTAAAAGTGGAGACGCTGGAGATAAGCAGACCCACTTAGGTAAAAGAGAGAATGGTTATGTGAGATTAAGAAAGAGGTTCTCATTAAGATTACGCCCGAGGTTAAGGTTATCAAGCAGAAGACCGAAAATGGTTTCGATTAAGtcaattttaaatgatattgGAACCTTTTTGCGGAAGAATATAAGACAAGTGGCGATTTCAACTTCAATTTCTATTGCATTGGGGGTCTGCTATTTGTGTTTGAAGTTATCTGCATTGCCGGCTCCAAAGGTTGTTCCATATTCAGACCTGATATTGAGCCTTCAAAATGGGTCTGTTACAAACGTTTTACTTGAAGAGGGATCTCGTCAGATATTTTACAATACAAACTTGCAGAGTGTTGTGAATACTGGAACATCGCGTGAGGAATACCCAGCAGTAAATGTTGCTACTATGAATGGATCTGCTAAGGTTGCAACAGATGATGGTTCAAGCGGTAGACAAGCACGAAATTCGAGGGTATTGAAAAGATTTTTGAGAGCTCGAGCTTCTAACCCGGAGTGGCCGTATTCCACAAGAAAAATCGATCATGATGAAAAATTTCTCCTTAGTTTGATGAGAGAGAAGGGAATTACATATAGCTCGGCTCCTCAATCAATGTTGATGTCTTTGAGGAGTACATTGATAACTGTGATATCTCTGTGGATTCCTCTGATTCCTTTGATGTGGCTTCTTTATCGGCAACTTTCTGCTGCTAATAGCCCAGCAAGAAAGTGGCAATCTAATAATCAGATGGTTGGGTTTGATGATGTCGAGGGTGTTGATGCTGCTAAGGTGGAGCTTATGGAG ATAGTTTCATGTCTGCAAGGAGATGTTAGCTATAAGAAGCTAGGAGCAAAGTTACCTAGAGGTGTGTTGCTCGTAGGGCCTCCCGGAACAGGGAAAACATTACTGGCCCGTGCGGTTGCTGGAGAAGCAGGAGTACCATTTTTCACTGTTTCTGCTAGTGAATTTGTGGAGTTGTTTGTTGGAAGAGGAGCAGCCCGTATTCGAGACCTTTTTAATGTGGCAAGGAAGTGTGCTCCTTCAATCATATTCATTGATGAACTTGATGCAGTTGGAGGGAAGCGTGGTAGAAGCTTCAATGATGAACGTGACCAAACGCTAAACCAG TTGCTGACAGAAATGGATGGATTTGAGTCGGAGATGAAAGTGGTTGTTATTGCAGCCACTAATAGGCCCGAAGCATTGGATCCAGCCCTCTGTAGGCCTGGCCGCTTCTCCAGAGCAGTACTTGTAGGAGAACCAGATgctgaagaaaggaaaaagatctTGGCTGTGCATTTGAGAGGAGTTCCGCTAGAAGAAGACACGCATCTTATCTGTGATCTAGTTGCTTCTCTTACTCCAGGTTTTGTAGGTGCAGATCTTGCTAACATTGTCAATGAAGCTGCTTTGCTTGCTGCTCGTAGAG GTGGTGAAAATATATCAATGGCAGATATAATGGAAGCTATTGAAAGAGCAAAATTTGGCATCAATGATAAGCAACTGAGACCTAGTACATTAAGCAAGGAGCTTGGGAAACTGTTCCCGTGGATTCCCTCTCTGGTGGGAAGAAATGGCACCGGACAGGATGGACTGCAAGGTCCTTTGGGCTATCAAACTCTCAGCTGA
- the LOC121249593 gene encoding S-adenosylmethionine decarboxylase proenzyme-like has product MALSVSAIGFEGYEKRLEVSFTEPGIFADPEGKGLRSLSKAQLDEILEPAQCTIVASLSNNDVDSYVLSESSLFVYPYKIIIKTCGTTKLLLSIPAILKLADALSLAVKSVRYTRGSFIFPGAQAFPHRSFSEEVAVLDGHFGKLGLSSNAYVMGSPDKSQKWHIYSASAELAGRSSAVYTLEMCMTGLDRKRAAVFYKTHASSAALMTEDSGIRKILPQSEICDFEFDPCGYSMNAIEGAAISTIHVTPEDGFSYASFEAVGYDYEVVNLTQLIERALACFQPMEFSVALHADNAEIELGRKIHLDLKVYHCGERSYEVLGLGGSVIYHSFTMAESIGSPRSILKCCWSEDEDNEVEEDK; this is encoded by the coding sequence ATGGCCTTGTCGGTTTCTGCCATTGGATTTGAAGGCTATGAAAAGAGACTTGAAGTTTCATTCACTGAGCCAGGCATCTTTGCTGACCCCGAGGGCAAGGGCCTCCGATCTTTGTCCAAAGCCCAATTGGACGAGATCCTAGAACCAGCTCAGTGCACTATTGTTGCTTCACTATCGAACAATGATGTTGATTCTTATGTCCTTTCTGAATCTAGCCTTTTTGTGTACccttacaaaattatcatcaaAACTTGTGGGACAACAAAATTGCTTCTCTCTATCCCAGCCATCCTTAAACTAGCTGATGCCCTATCCCTTGCTGTGAAATCTGTGAGATACACTCGTGGTAGCTTTATATTTCCTGGGGCTCAGGCATTTCCACATCGTAGCTTCTCAGAGGAAGTAGCTGTCCTTGATGGTCATTTTGGCAAACTCGGTTTATCCAGCAATGCATATGTGATGGGTAGCCCTGACAAATCTCAAAAATGGCATATTTACTCGGCTTCTGCAGAGTTGGCTGGTCGGTCAAGTGCTGTTTACACTCTAGAGATGTGCATGACTGGTTTGGACAGAAAGAGGGCAGCAGTTTTCTATAAAACTCATGCAAGTTCAGCTGCTCTCATGACTGAAGATTCTGGTATTAGGAAGATACTTCCTCAATCTGAGATATGCGACTTCGAGTTTGATCCGTGTGGGTACTCCATGAATGCTATCGAAGGTGCTGCAATTTCTACAATCCACGTTACACCAGAAGATGGTTTCAGTTATGCAAGCTTTGAAGCAGTCGGCTATGATTATGAAGTTGTGAATTTGACCCAGCTAATTGAGAGGGCTTTGGCTTGCTTCCAACCTATGGAGTTCTCTGTAGCTCTACATGCTGACAATGCCGAAATAGAACTTGGACGCAAGATCCACCTGGACTTAAAGGTATATCATTGTGGAGAGAGGAGCTATGAAGTGCTTGGGTTGGGAGGGTCTGTCATTTACCATAGCTTTACTATGGCGGAAAGCATTGGATCTCCTAGATCAATCCTGAAATGCTGCTGGAGCGAGGACGAGGATAACGAAGTTGAAGAAGATAAATAG